Proteins encoded by one window of Parabacteroides sp. FAFU027:
- a CDS encoding MFS transporter, giving the protein MDLSTQKVSVFEKVGYSLGDLAANLVFQTLITYLAYFYTDIYGLKNTDASIVMLSVGLVAAFAFNPVIGVLADRTNSKWGKFRPWILYTAVPLGVVAFLAFSTPHFSYKGKLIYAAVTYTFLLLLYASSNLPYSALSGVLTGDMGQRNSISAYRFVAVMFAQFFVQVFMLPIIQFAGKGDKAVGIEVVMSWLAIIGSIMLLITFFSTRERIVPSPEQKSSLKDDLTDLSRNRPWLIMLTLTILVFITLAMKGGAYVYYFNNYVDKAALTDFISPVVAVLSGVGLNFFGTDPVSAGFGLFNGGGIICMMIGISFSKRFADKYGKRDVYITGLLVATFFVFDFIFFSPKSVFLMFASQMLHGLTYGVTIPILWAMIADVADYSEWRTNRRATAIIFSAMMVGLKAGLSIGGALVAWILSLYGYIPKQAATGAEIIQPESVAQGAKMLVSVFPSIPFLIGAGLLFFYVIDKKMEVKIEAELKARRSSENKEISEPVLETEPVTID; this is encoded by the coding sequence ATGGATTTGTCAACACAAAAAGTCTCAGTTTTTGAGAAGGTAGGTTACAGTCTTGGCGATTTGGCGGCCAACCTTGTTTTCCAGACTCTGATCACCTATTTAGCTTATTTTTATACCGATATTTATGGGTTAAAGAACACCGATGCCTCGATAGTCATGCTCTCAGTGGGATTGGTGGCTGCCTTTGCATTTAATCCGGTTATCGGCGTGTTGGCCGACCGAACCAATTCAAAATGGGGGAAATTCAGACCCTGGATACTCTACACGGCTGTCCCTTTAGGAGTGGTTGCATTTCTTGCATTTTCCACACCGCATTTTTCCTATAAAGGTAAATTGATCTATGCGGCCGTTACTTATACCTTCCTGTTGTTGTTATACGCATCGAGCAACCTACCATACTCTGCACTGAGTGGGGTATTGACCGGAGATATGGGGCAACGCAACAGCATCTCGGCATACCGTTTTGTGGCAGTTATGTTTGCACAGTTTTTCGTACAGGTATTCATGTTGCCTATTATCCAGTTTGCAGGTAAGGGCGACAAAGCCGTTGGTATTGAGGTCGTGATGTCATGGTTGGCCATCATTGGTTCGATCATGTTGTTGATCACTTTCTTCTCTACCCGCGAACGAATAGTGCCGAGTCCGGAGCAGAAGTCATCCCTGAAAGACGATTTGACAGACCTTTCGCGTAACCGTCCGTGGCTGATTATGCTAACGCTGACTATTCTGGTGTTTATCACGCTGGCCATGAAAGGCGGGGCTTACGTCTATTATTTCAATAACTATGTGGATAAAGCGGCTCTGACCGATTTTATCAGTCCGGTCGTTGCAGTTCTGTCTGGTGTCGGACTTAACTTTTTTGGCACTGATCCTGTTTCAGCAGGATTCGGATTGTTCAATGGCGGAGGAATCATTTGCATGATGATTGGTATCTCTTTCTCCAAAAGATTTGCAGATAAATATGGCAAACGCGATGTTTATATAACCGGCTTACTGGTAGCCACATTCTTCGTATTTGACTTTATCTTTTTCTCTCCGAAGAGCGTTTTTCTGATGTTCGCATCTCAAATGCTCCATGGGCTTACCTATGGGGTTACTATTCCGATTCTCTGGGCTATGATTGCCGATGTGGCGGACTACTCAGAGTGGCGGACTAATCGCCGTGCGACTGCGATCATCTTTTCAGCTATGATGGTGGGGTTGAAAGCCGGACTCTCCATTGGTGGAGCGTTAGTGGCGTGGATTTTAAGCCTGTATGGTTACATTCCCAAACAGGCTGCAACCGGTGCAGAGATTATACAACCGGAGTCGGTTGCCCAGGGAGCCAAAATGCTTGTCAGTGTTTTTCCTTCCATTCCATTCCTGATTGGAGCAGGGTTACTCTTTTTCTATGTGATTGACAAAAAAATGGAAGTGAAGATTGAAGCAGAGCTGAAAGCTCGCAGAAGTAGCGAAAATAAAGAGATATCAGAACCCGTACTGGAGACTGAACCCGTTACAATTGATTAA